In Stomoxys calcitrans chromosome 2, idStoCalc2.1, whole genome shotgun sequence, the following proteins share a genomic window:
- the LOC106088418 gene encoding beta-arrestin-1: MNNLSANVSGNNTAAGANDDTAGGGGNGAAGGDADANSRRQATRVFKKSSSNGKITVYLGKRDFVDHSTHVDPIDGVVFIDPEYVKERKVFGQVLAAFRYGREDLDVLGLTFRKDLYLANEQIYPPTQNERPLTRLQERLIKKLGPNAYPFYFEVPPYCPASVSLQPAPGDTGKSCGVDYELKAFVGEHIDDKPHKRNSVRLTIRKVMYAPSKVGEQPSIEVSKEFMMKPNKISLEASLDKELYHHGEKISINVHVANNSNRTVKKIKVCVRQFADICLFSTAQYKSVVAETESEDGCQVLPGFTLSKVFELCPLLANNKDKWGLALDGQLKHEDTNLASSTLITNPAQRESLGIIVHYKVKVKLLISGPLMGGDLVAELPFTLMHPKPEEEENPLLSDKSPRQSIRGGDAQLVLVGEDATSNNNTAGGMQEVPTTNLIQLDDDDAQDDDIIFEDFARLRLKGAETEA; the protein is encoded by the exons ATGAATAACCTAAGCGCTAATGTTAGTGGTAATAATACAGCAGCCGGAGCCAATGATGATACAGCCGGCGGTGGTGGCAATGGTGCGGCGGGTGGCGATGCCGATGCCAATTCGAGAAGACAAGCAACACGTGTTTTCAAAAAGAGCTCCTCCAATGGCAAAATAACAGTTTATCTGGGCAAACGTGACTTTGTGGATCACAGTACCCATGTGGATCCCATTGATGGAGTGGTGTTCATAGATCCCGAATATGTTAAAGAACGCAAAGTGTTTGGCCAGGTATTGGCTGCATTTAGGTATGGCCGCGAAGATCTGGATGTTTTGGGTTTGACGTTTCGCAAGGACCTATATCTGGCCAATGAACAAATCTATCCACCGACACAAAATGAAAGACCATTGACCAGACTGCAGGAGAGGCTGATAAAAAAGCTGGGCCCAAATGCATATCCTTTTTACTTTGAAGTTCCTCCATATTGTCCGGCCTCGGTGTCTTTGCAGCCAGCACCTGGTGATACTGGCAAATCCTGTGGAGTGGACTATGAACTCAAAGCATTTGTAG gCGAACATATCGATGATAAACCGCACAAACGAAATTCCGTACGTCTTACAATACGCAAAGTAATGTACGCTCCGTCCAAAGTGGGCGAACAACCTTCCATTGAGGTTAGCAAAGAATTTATGATGAAACCAAATAAAATCAGCTTGGAAGCAAGTCTGGACAAGGAACTCTATCATCATGGCGAAAAGATTTCAATAAACGTTCACGTAGCGAATAACTCCAATCGAACTGTGAAAAAGATTAAAGTGTGTGTTAGGCAATTCGCCGATATTTGTCTGTTTTCAACGGCGCAATACAAATCTGTGGTAGCAGAAACCGAATCCGAGGATGGATGTCAGGTATTGCCGGGATTTACACTGTCGAAGGTATTCGAACTGTGTCCACTACTTGCCAACAACAAAGACAAGTGGGGTTTAGCCCTAGACGGTCAATTGAAACACGAAGACACAAATCTAGCATCCAGTACACTCATAACAAATCCAGCACAACGTGAAAGTCTTGGCATCATTGTCCACTATAAGGTGAAAGTGAAATTGCTGATAAGTGGTCCACTAATGGGTGGTGATTTGGTAGCCGAATTGCCATTCACATTAATGCATCCAAAGCCGGAGGAAGAGGAGAATCCTCTACTCAGCGATAAGTCGCCGCGTCAGAGTATACGTGGTGGCGATGCCCAGCTAGTGCTGGTGGGTGAGGATGCCACATCCAATAATAATACGGCCGGTGGCATGCAAGAGGTGCCGACCACCAATTTGATACAACTCGACGATGATGATGCCCAAGACGATGACATTATATTTGAAGATTTTGCCCGTCTTCGATTAAAAGGCGCCGAAACGGAGGCCTAA
- the LOC106088419 gene encoding transport and Golgi organization protein 6 isoform X1: protein MSNVMKYWLLLESLNLPGISRTAQFENENDRVLENITLIQKSLSLSPEEIVGSIVANLQANHLKHRENEIAKNMSIEAKYSMYSLLIVQTIGKNVNLRSDAVEDLISENHKTLLIALLEDIVDKGVKPNLHSGFYKSKGSIFCRNAENQTNFCRAQLIVEVLSSIIHIPTLRLSEDIFLCYMAAIFSILLACDAKEYTVEQNCLTALQTKLNKIWTDMPKVLYYRNLMLLYGILPAEQKPRIHKEMLLKLWSNGGFVALLFALQKSEKTEEQPISQIVEKLVAQPSYPRRAQESMVQQILRFLATSVDNKDLGVHMGAALVSLRRLYDNNDENKELVKKWLKGQLQPLLEFHEDRITVMEWNEFCTRISLLFHMFCTSTVECMPSELLTAYLPLLIACHQEVCECTEKSFTMAVSNHLAQLILRILNNRGKEELRGIIKSFVLAQYPLEWLHKHANVIIEYDPLQLESLRIVQKDMESETNSLFSGHMNTLSIILKESSFSLLCYHVFITLFGLFTNLPKQSSEEVNANDDLLQTEEDVENKIVRDITQKYNGKIQIINALQILITHKPLKILLMENIKDVLIVLQDMLALYAVETDDDIDSSVMTILLTLMGEILENATDVMEDVKMELHKHLSKLEPKVLNPKLKFQISCLRKQIQGPTNINDTSKERFEEARLLLESPEPYMQVEGIQKFIQLIREKDTFTLNSVHVVSALALNTLKSTESYTFLNCVRLFAALVYVDEHTIMEILCDDYLNNSAATDYRLVVGEALLKVCKEVGQLCYRYKGLLLNTYMSGCRSPLDEFRYSSFSNLAQLCKILSFDVHQYFEELLQLINCELSTGKYMPAKRAAVMVLSDLLAAMDNLLDYQDMLLPIYRLLKLLASTESTDEKIRLHAAIGLENLSVKCKELLTAIGQPQLQKEIKITGIKDKEKKKLNNHILYMN, encoded by the exons ATGTCCAACGTGATGAAATATTGGTTATTGCTGGAATCGCTCAATCTTCCAG GTATTTCCAGAACTGCCCAATTCGAAAATGAAAATGATCGGGTGCTAGAAAATATAACTTTAATTCAAAAATCCTTAAGCCTATCTCCAGAGGAAATAGTTGGATCAATAGTGGCCAATTTACAAGCCAATCATTTGAAGCATAGAGAAAAtgaaatagcaaaaaatatgaGTATAGAGGCCAAATACTCTATGTATTCCTTGTTGATAGTGCAAACAATTGGCAAAAATGTAAATCTGCGTAGTGATGCTGTGGAAGATTTAATTTCAGAAAATCACAAAACCCTACTCATAGCACTTTTGGAAGATATTGTGGATAAAGGAGTAAAACCAAACTTGCATTCAGGCTTTTACAAAAGTAAGGGCTCAATATTTTGCAGAAACGCTGAAAATCAGACAAATTTTTGCAGAGCGCAATTAATTGTGGAAGTGCTTTCCTCCATAATACACATACCAACTTTGAGATTGTCAGAAGATATATTTCTAtgctatatggcagcaatatttagTATACTTCTGGCCTGTGATGCCAAGGAATATACAGTGGAACAAAATTGTCTGACAGCATTACAAACGAAACTCAATaaaatatggactgatatgCCCAAGGTGTTGTATTATCGCAATTTAATGCTTCTTTATGGCATATTACCAGCAGAACAAAAACCAAGAATACACAAGGAAATGTTGCTGAAACTGTGGTCAAATGGAGGTTTTGTGGCTCTATTGTTTGCCCTACAAAAGTCCGAGAAAACGGAGGAGCAACCTATATCCCAGATTGTTGAAAAATTAGTGGCACAACCCTCATATCCAAGACGAGCCCAGGAATCCATGGTGCAACAAATATTACGTTTTCTGGCCACTAGTGTGGACAACAAAGATTTGGGAGTTCACATGGGAGCTGCCTTGGTGTCACTTAGAAGGCTATATGACAACAATGATGAAAACAAGGAGCTGGTGAAAAAATGGCTTAAAGGACAATTACAACCGTTGTTAGAGTTTCATGAAGATCGCATCACTGtcatggaatggaatgaattttgtaCTAGGATAAGTTTGTTGTTTCACATGTTTTGCACTTCCACAGTAGAATGTATGCCCAGTGAATTATTGACAGCATATTTGCCACTGTTGATTGCTTGCCATCAAGAAGTATGTGAATGCACTGAGAAATCCTTTACTATGGCAGTAAGCAATCATTTGGCCCAGTTAATACTAAGAATTCTTAATAATCGAGGAAAAGAAGAACTTAGGGGAATCATTAAGAGTTTTGTTTTGGCTCAATATCCCTTGGAGTGGCTGCATAAACATGCCAATGTGATAATTGAATATGACCCCTTGCAATTGGAAAGCCTCAGAATTGTTCAAAAGGACATGGAATCTGAAACAAATTCTTTATTTTCCGGTCATATGAATACATTGTCCATAATTCTTAAAGAATCCTCATTTAGCTTGCTGTGTTACCACGTTTTCATTACGCTTTTTGGGCTCTTTACCAATTTGCCCAAGCAATCTAGTGAGGAAGTGAATGCTAACGATGATCTACTGCAAACTGAGGAAGATGTGGAAAACAAAATTGTGCGAGATATTACCCAAAAGTATAATGGCAAAATTCAAATCATCAATGCCTTGCAGATACTGATCACTCACAAGCCATTGAAAATTCTTCTAATGGAAAACATAAAGGATGTGCTAATCGTACTACAAGACATGTTAGCGCTATATGCAGTTGAAACTGATGATGATATTGACTCATCAGTGATGACCATTCTGTTAACTTTAATGGGTGAAATCTTGGAAAATGCCACAGATGTTATGGAGGATGTTAAAATGGAATTACACAAACATTTGTCGAAACTGGAACCAAAAGTACTGAACCCAAAACTGAAATTTCAGATCTCTTGTCTGCGAAAACAAATACAAGGCCCCACCAACATCAATGATACATCCAAGGAAAGATTTGAAGAGGCCCGTTTGTTGTTGGAATCACCTGAACCCTATATGCAAGTAGAAGGCATACAGAAATTTATACAACTTATAAGGGAGAAGGATACCTTTACTCTGAATAGTGTTCATGTGGTCAGTGCTTTGGCACTGAATACCTTAAAATCCACAGAATCCTATACATTTCTCAATTGTGTGCGTCTATTTGCTGCACTGGTGTATGTTGATGAGCACACGATAATGGAAATATTATGCGACGATTATTTAAATAACTCGGCAGCCACCGACTACAGATTAGTTGTGGGAGAGGCTTTATTAAAAGTTTGTAAGGAAGTTG GCCAACTATGCTACAGATATAAGGGACTGCTTTTAAACACTTACATGAGTGGTTGTCGTTCACCCTTGGATGAGTTTCGTTACTCATCCTTTTCAAATCTAGCGCAGCTATGTAAAATACTGTCTTTTGACGTTCATCAGTACTTTGAAGAA CTACTGCAACTGATAAATTGTGAATTATCTACAGGCAAATATATGCCCGCCAAACGAGCTGCTGTCATGGTCTTAAGTGATTTGTTGGCCGCTATGGACAACCTTTTAGATTACCAGGATATGCTATTGCCCATATACAGGCTTTTAAAGTTATTGGCTTCTACGGAATCAACAGATGAAAAAATCCGTCTACATGCAGCCATAGGCTTAGAGAATCTCTCTGTCAAATGCAAAGAACTGCTCACAGCTATTGGCCAACCTCAATTgcaaaaggaaattaaaataaCCGGAATTAAGgataaagagaagaaaaaattaaacaatcatATTCTTTATATGAATTAA
- the LOC106088419 gene encoding transport and Golgi organization protein 6 isoform X2: MSIEAKYSMYSLLIVQTIGKNVNLRSDAVEDLISENHKTLLIALLEDIVDKGVKPNLHSGFYKSKGSIFCRNAENQTNFCRAQLIVEVLSSIIHIPTLRLSEDIFLCYMAAIFSILLACDAKEYTVEQNCLTALQTKLNKIWTDMPKVLYYRNLMLLYGILPAEQKPRIHKEMLLKLWSNGGFVALLFALQKSEKTEEQPISQIVEKLVAQPSYPRRAQESMVQQILRFLATSVDNKDLGVHMGAALVSLRRLYDNNDENKELVKKWLKGQLQPLLEFHEDRITVMEWNEFCTRISLLFHMFCTSTVECMPSELLTAYLPLLIACHQEVCECTEKSFTMAVSNHLAQLILRILNNRGKEELRGIIKSFVLAQYPLEWLHKHANVIIEYDPLQLESLRIVQKDMESETNSLFSGHMNTLSIILKESSFSLLCYHVFITLFGLFTNLPKQSSEEVNANDDLLQTEEDVENKIVRDITQKYNGKIQIINALQILITHKPLKILLMENIKDVLIVLQDMLALYAVETDDDIDSSVMTILLTLMGEILENATDVMEDVKMELHKHLSKLEPKVLNPKLKFQISCLRKQIQGPTNINDTSKERFEEARLLLESPEPYMQVEGIQKFIQLIREKDTFTLNSVHVVSALALNTLKSTESYTFLNCVRLFAALVYVDEHTIMEILCDDYLNNSAATDYRLVVGEALLKVCKEVGQLCYRYKGLLLNTYMSGCRSPLDEFRYSSFSNLAQLCKILSFDVHQYFEELLQLINCELSTGKYMPAKRAAVMVLSDLLAAMDNLLDYQDMLLPIYRLLKLLASTESTDEKIRLHAAIGLENLSVKCKELLTAIGQPQLQKEIKITGIKDKEKKKLNNHILYMN, from the exons atgaGTATAGAGGCCAAATACTCTATGTATTCCTTGTTGATAGTGCAAACAATTGGCAAAAATGTAAATCTGCGTAGTGATGCTGTGGAAGATTTAATTTCAGAAAATCACAAAACCCTACTCATAGCACTTTTGGAAGATATTGTGGATAAAGGAGTAAAACCAAACTTGCATTCAGGCTTTTACAAAAGTAAGGGCTCAATATTTTGCAGAAACGCTGAAAATCAGACAAATTTTTGCAGAGCGCAATTAATTGTGGAAGTGCTTTCCTCCATAATACACATACCAACTTTGAGATTGTCAGAAGATATATTTCTAtgctatatggcagcaatatttagTATACTTCTGGCCTGTGATGCCAAGGAATATACAGTGGAACAAAATTGTCTGACAGCATTACAAACGAAACTCAATaaaatatggactgatatgCCCAAGGTGTTGTATTATCGCAATTTAATGCTTCTTTATGGCATATTACCAGCAGAACAAAAACCAAGAATACACAAGGAAATGTTGCTGAAACTGTGGTCAAATGGAGGTTTTGTGGCTCTATTGTTTGCCCTACAAAAGTCCGAGAAAACGGAGGAGCAACCTATATCCCAGATTGTTGAAAAATTAGTGGCACAACCCTCATATCCAAGACGAGCCCAGGAATCCATGGTGCAACAAATATTACGTTTTCTGGCCACTAGTGTGGACAACAAAGATTTGGGAGTTCACATGGGAGCTGCCTTGGTGTCACTTAGAAGGCTATATGACAACAATGATGAAAACAAGGAGCTGGTGAAAAAATGGCTTAAAGGACAATTACAACCGTTGTTAGAGTTTCATGAAGATCGCATCACTGtcatggaatggaatgaattttgtaCTAGGATAAGTTTGTTGTTTCACATGTTTTGCACTTCCACAGTAGAATGTATGCCCAGTGAATTATTGACAGCATATTTGCCACTGTTGATTGCTTGCCATCAAGAAGTATGTGAATGCACTGAGAAATCCTTTACTATGGCAGTAAGCAATCATTTGGCCCAGTTAATACTAAGAATTCTTAATAATCGAGGAAAAGAAGAACTTAGGGGAATCATTAAGAGTTTTGTTTTGGCTCAATATCCCTTGGAGTGGCTGCATAAACATGCCAATGTGATAATTGAATATGACCCCTTGCAATTGGAAAGCCTCAGAATTGTTCAAAAGGACATGGAATCTGAAACAAATTCTTTATTTTCCGGTCATATGAATACATTGTCCATAATTCTTAAAGAATCCTCATTTAGCTTGCTGTGTTACCACGTTTTCATTACGCTTTTTGGGCTCTTTACCAATTTGCCCAAGCAATCTAGTGAGGAAGTGAATGCTAACGATGATCTACTGCAAACTGAGGAAGATGTGGAAAACAAAATTGTGCGAGATATTACCCAAAAGTATAATGGCAAAATTCAAATCATCAATGCCTTGCAGATACTGATCACTCACAAGCCATTGAAAATTCTTCTAATGGAAAACATAAAGGATGTGCTAATCGTACTACAAGACATGTTAGCGCTATATGCAGTTGAAACTGATGATGATATTGACTCATCAGTGATGACCATTCTGTTAACTTTAATGGGTGAAATCTTGGAAAATGCCACAGATGTTATGGAGGATGTTAAAATGGAATTACACAAACATTTGTCGAAACTGGAACCAAAAGTACTGAACCCAAAACTGAAATTTCAGATCTCTTGTCTGCGAAAACAAATACAAGGCCCCACCAACATCAATGATACATCCAAGGAAAGATTTGAAGAGGCCCGTTTGTTGTTGGAATCACCTGAACCCTATATGCAAGTAGAAGGCATACAGAAATTTATACAACTTATAAGGGAGAAGGATACCTTTACTCTGAATAGTGTTCATGTGGTCAGTGCTTTGGCACTGAATACCTTAAAATCCACAGAATCCTATACATTTCTCAATTGTGTGCGTCTATTTGCTGCACTGGTGTATGTTGATGAGCACACGATAATGGAAATATTATGCGACGATTATTTAAATAACTCGGCAGCCACCGACTACAGATTAGTTGTGGGAGAGGCTTTATTAAAAGTTTGTAAGGAAGTTG GCCAACTATGCTACAGATATAAGGGACTGCTTTTAAACACTTACATGAGTGGTTGTCGTTCACCCTTGGATGAGTTTCGTTACTCATCCTTTTCAAATCTAGCGCAGCTATGTAAAATACTGTCTTTTGACGTTCATCAGTACTTTGAAGAA CTACTGCAACTGATAAATTGTGAATTATCTACAGGCAAATATATGCCCGCCAAACGAGCTGCTGTCATGGTCTTAAGTGATTTGTTGGCCGCTATGGACAACCTTTTAGATTACCAGGATATGCTATTGCCCATATACAGGCTTTTAAAGTTATTGGCTTCTACGGAATCAACAGATGAAAAAATCCGTCTACATGCAGCCATAGGCTTAGAGAATCTCTCTGTCAAATGCAAAGAACTGCTCACAGCTATTGGCCAACCTCAATTgcaaaaggaaattaaaataaCCGGAATTAAGgataaagagaagaaaaaattaaacaatcatATTCTTTATATGAATTAA